One Roseimaritima multifibrata DNA window includes the following coding sequences:
- the hisH gene encoding imidazole glycerol phosphate synthase subunit HisH, translated as MITIVDYQMGNLRSVQKAMERVGATAHITSDPKEIAAAERLILPGVGGFGEAMAELKRRDLVSPLQDYCQTNRPFLGICLGLQLLFDTGYEGGTFEGLGVLPGEVVRFQRPAGFKVPHMGWNTVNVCPPTAPILPDNIAEAYFYFVHSYYVVPADPNVVALTCDYGGEFCAMIRRGNLFATQFHPEKSQANGLELLRRFAELTVED; from the coding sequence ATGATCACCATTGTTGACTACCAAATGGGCAATCTCCGGAGTGTCCAAAAAGCGATGGAGCGAGTCGGCGCGACCGCTCACATCACCTCCGATCCCAAGGAAATCGCGGCTGCGGAGAGGCTAATCCTGCCCGGCGTCGGTGGTTTCGGCGAGGCGATGGCCGAACTGAAACGACGTGACCTGGTTTCGCCACTCCAGGACTACTGCCAGACCAACCGCCCCTTCCTTGGAATCTGCTTAGGCCTGCAGTTGCTGTTTGACACCGGGTATGAAGGTGGAACATTCGAAGGTTTGGGCGTTTTGCCAGGCGAAGTCGTCCGCTTCCAGCGCCCCGCAGGCTTTAAAGTTCCACACATGGGCTGGAACACAGTGAACGTCTGCCCACCGACGGCACCGATCTTGCCCGACAATATCGCGGAGGCGTACTTCTATTTTGTACACTCCTACTACGTCGTCCCGGCCGATCCCAATGTGGTTGCCCTGACCTGCGATTACGGAGGCGAATTCTGTGCAATGATCCGCCGCGGAAATCTGTTCGCGACGCAGTTCCACCCCGAAAAAAGCCAAGCCAACGGACTGGAATTGCTACGTCGTTTTGCAGAACTAACGGTGGAGGACTAA
- the hemE gene encoding uroporphyrinogen decarboxylase — translation MDPDFGGLRVAALQSRRPGDMARLIEKHNGVAYVSPSMREVPIEPNRPAIDFAYRVMTGEITYVILLTGVGFRQLIKSIERHVDLQQFLDSLSDITTVCRGPKPVAAMREFGLKPTFKVGEPNTWRELLQLVDSVAPVQYQTVAVQEYGITNTSLIAGLEARGGQVLALKVYGWEYPEDTSALEQNVRAICAGDRDVLLVTSGHQVVNMLRMAEHLKLTDRLRTRLRSMVVGSIGPTTTEMLQECELTADFEPPHPKMGHLVVEAAKRCRTLGEYKKVTTVMDPVTGERIPHPSQESLFMRACRGESTERTPIWLMRQAGRYMQEYREVRAKQSFLELCKKPELCSEVMCTAVDRLGVDAAIIFSDLLPILEPMGFDLEFVKGDGPVIHNPIRSPNEVDRVQELEDVSSLDFVFETVRQTRADLPQHLPLIGFAGSPFTLASYAIEGGGSRQYVHTKQLMHTDAGAWHSLMGKLARSVVRYLNAQIAAGAQCVQLFDSWAGCLSPIDYGQFVLPHMKQIFEGITPGVPVINFATGNPELLPLLRGDRRTVVGVDWRIPLDTAWQRIGHDRPVQGNLDPAVLLGDPEQIRLRASEVLAQAAGRPGHIFNLGHGVLQQTPVENVIALVEYVKATSGS, via the coding sequence ATGGATCCCGATTTTGGCGGTTTACGCGTCGCCGCCCTGCAAAGCCGTCGCCCCGGCGATATGGCTCGGCTGATCGAGAAACATAACGGCGTTGCCTATGTCAGCCCGTCGATGCGAGAGGTCCCGATCGAACCCAATCGGCCCGCGATCGATTTTGCCTATCGCGTGATGACGGGCGAAATTACCTATGTAATCCTCTTAACCGGGGTCGGGTTTCGACAATTGATCAAATCGATCGAGCGTCATGTCGACCTGCAGCAATTCCTCGATTCACTGTCCGATATCACCACCGTTTGCCGCGGCCCGAAACCGGTCGCCGCGATGCGTGAATTTGGCCTAAAACCAACTTTCAAGGTGGGTGAACCGAATACTTGGCGCGAACTGCTCCAACTGGTCGATTCGGTGGCCCCCGTGCAATACCAAACGGTCGCGGTACAGGAATATGGAATCACCAACACCAGCTTGATCGCCGGCCTGGAAGCCCGCGGCGGGCAAGTCCTCGCACTGAAGGTCTACGGCTGGGAATACCCCGAAGATACCTCCGCCCTCGAACAGAACGTCCGAGCGATCTGTGCCGGAGACCGAGATGTCCTGCTGGTCACCAGCGGCCACCAAGTTGTTAATATGCTCCGCATGGCCGAGCACCTGAAGCTGACCGATCGGCTTCGCACGCGTCTGCGAAGCATGGTCGTCGGATCGATTGGTCCGACCACGACCGAAATGCTACAAGAATGTGAACTAACCGCTGATTTTGAACCCCCTCATCCCAAGATGGGACATCTGGTTGTTGAAGCCGCAAAACGATGTCGCACGCTGGGAGAATACAAGAAAGTAACGACTGTGATGGATCCTGTGACGGGCGAACGCATACCACATCCAAGCCAAGAGAGTCTTTTCATGCGGGCCTGCCGCGGCGAATCGACCGAACGGACTCCGATCTGGCTGATGCGACAGGCGGGACGCTACATGCAGGAATACCGCGAAGTCCGAGCCAAACAGTCGTTCCTGGAACTGTGTAAGAAACCGGAACTCTGCAGCGAAGTGATGTGCACGGCAGTCGACCGTCTTGGAGTCGACGCGGCGATTATCTTTTCCGACCTATTGCCGATCCTGGAACCGATGGGTTTCGATCTGGAATTTGTCAAAGGAGACGGACCGGTCATCCATAACCCCATCCGGTCTCCCAACGAAGTCGATCGAGTCCAAGAACTAGAAGACGTTTCCTCGCTCGATTTTGTTTTTGAAACGGTTCGCCAGACACGTGCCGATTTGCCGCAACATCTCCCTCTGATCGGGTTTGCCGGTTCCCCATTCACGCTCGCCAGTTATGCGATTGAAGGGGGTGGTAGTCGACAATACGTCCACACCAAACAGCTGATGCACACCGATGCAGGTGCATGGCATAGTTTGATGGGCAAACTGGCGCGTTCGGTCGTTCGATACCTAAACGCACAGATTGCCGCGGGTGCCCAGTGCGTGCAATTATTCGACAGCTGGGCAGGCTGCCTCAGCCCGATCGACTATGGGCAGTTTGTGCTGCCCCACATGAAGCAAATTTTTGAGGGGATCACCCCAGGTGTTCCCGTGATCAATTTTGCAACCGGCAATCCCGAATTGCTTCCACTCCTTCGAGGCGATCGCCGAACGGTTGTCGGCGTGGATTGGCGCATCCCGCTAGACACGGCTTGGCAACGCATTGGCCATGATCGCCCCGTCCAAGGAAACCTCGATCCCGCAGTCCTGCTGGGCGACCCCGAACAGATTCGCCTGCGAGCCAGCGAAGTCCTCGCTCAAGCGGCCGGCCGTCCCGGACATATTTTCAATCTGGGCCACGGCGTCCTCCAGCAGACCCCCGTTGAAAACGTTATCGCCTTGGTCGAATACGTCAAAGCAACAAGCGGTTCATAA
- a CDS encoding vWA domain-containing protein: protein MSIDSVPSYDSASSRTPVPLAGGPDSGASEDLLQDVHVDEDEEGLYEDEEEEGEEWFTDESVAFVASLLTHMAILLGLAFIPILIEKDPSAVVLVSSPPEYDQERVEVITDIAYSLAPSEKIGANSEAEAELSEASAEMFAEVAEIPQPIDLRESPIATINISKMFQEAVAPVDRLKELKGKTGVGAVGAAGAVDRLTWEILQSMQERPTLVVWLFDQSGSLHRQRQEIRDRFDRIYKELKLVEESGHEAFERQDPSTAQLVTSIFGFGQKVELLTPEPIVDLAEIKSIVDNIQVDSSGVEQVFTAIYSAAREYKGLRRHRLGVGAQRNVMLVVVTDERGDDADGLNPTIDICRKYGMPVYVIGVPAPFGRETTFVKYVDPDPKYDQSPQWAQVDQGPESLLPERVKIGFTGNYAEEPVMDSGFGPFSLTRLCYDTGGIYFTVHPNRNVNRRVKGSEIEAFSANMSYFFDPNTMAPYRPDYVSKEDYERLVQSSPMRQALVAAAQLPGVDRLERPQTRFVKRSEAGLVGDLTTAQQDAAKLEPRINRMADVLLRGEDGRNDETSPRWQAGFDLALGRVLALKVRTETYNAMLAAAKRGMPFKDEKNNTWVIAPDAEISVGSKWERQSAQAVELLERVVKEHAGTPWAILAKQELETPLGWKWKEEFTDLNPRPAGGGNNNNNNNPPPSDDKKRMLKKAPKRPIPKL, encoded by the coding sequence ATGTCAATCGATAGCGTGCCCTCTTACGATTCCGCATCATCGCGAACCCCTGTTCCTTTGGCTGGGGGGCCGGATAGTGGTGCGTCAGAGGATTTGCTGCAGGACGTTCATGTCGATGAGGACGAGGAAGGTCTGTACGAGGATGAAGAGGAGGAAGGTGAAGAATGGTTCACCGATGAATCGGTTGCATTCGTCGCCAGTCTGCTGACGCACATGGCGATTTTGCTGGGATTGGCGTTTATCCCCATCCTTATCGAAAAAGATCCTTCGGCGGTTGTTCTGGTCAGTTCGCCTCCTGAATATGACCAAGAACGTGTCGAAGTCATCACCGACATTGCCTACAGTTTGGCTCCGAGTGAAAAAATTGGAGCGAACAGCGAAGCCGAAGCCGAGCTTTCCGAAGCCTCTGCAGAAATGTTCGCCGAAGTCGCCGAGATCCCGCAGCCGATCGATTTGCGTGAAAGCCCCATCGCGACGATCAACATTTCCAAAATGTTTCAGGAAGCGGTCGCACCGGTCGATCGTCTGAAAGAACTGAAGGGAAAGACCGGCGTCGGTGCCGTGGGAGCCGCCGGTGCGGTCGATCGTTTGACCTGGGAAATCCTCCAGTCGATGCAAGAACGGCCGACACTGGTCGTGTGGCTGTTTGATCAAAGTGGCTCTTTGCATCGCCAGCGACAAGAAATTCGTGATCGGTTCGACCGAATCTATAAAGAATTGAAGCTTGTCGAAGAAAGCGGCCACGAAGCGTTCGAACGACAGGACCCCAGTACCGCTCAGCTGGTTACCAGTATCTTTGGGTTTGGGCAAAAGGTGGAATTGCTGACTCCCGAACCGATTGTCGATCTGGCTGAAATTAAAAGTATTGTCGATAACATCCAGGTCGATTCGTCCGGGGTGGAGCAAGTCTTTACTGCCATTTACTCCGCGGCCCGTGAATACAAGGGCTTGCGTCGCCACCGCTTGGGCGTGGGGGCTCAGAGGAATGTCATGCTGGTCGTGGTCACCGACGAACGGGGCGACGATGCGGATGGGCTGAACCCAACGATCGATATCTGCCGCAAGTATGGCATGCCGGTTTACGTCATCGGAGTCCCTGCACCGTTTGGACGCGAAACAACGTTTGTAAAATATGTCGACCCCGACCCGAAGTACGACCAGTCCCCGCAGTGGGCTCAAGTCGATCAAGGGCCTGAATCGCTGTTGCCCGAACGGGTCAAGATTGGGTTCACCGGGAACTATGCCGAAGAGCCCGTCATGGATAGTGGGTTTGGACCCTTCTCGCTCACGCGGCTTTGCTACGACACCGGGGGCATCTATTTCACGGTGCACCCCAACCGGAATGTGAACCGCCGTGTGAAGGGGAGCGAGATCGAAGCGTTCTCGGCGAATATGTCCTACTTCTTTGATCCCAACACGATGGCCCCATATCGGCCAGATTACGTTTCGAAAGAGGACTACGAGCGATTGGTGCAGTCCAGTCCGATGCGTCAAGCATTGGTCGCGGCCGCTCAGTTGCCCGGCGTCGATCGATTAGAACGCCCTCAGACTCGGTTTGTGAAGCGGAGTGAAGCGGGCTTGGTTGGGGATCTGACCACTGCCCAGCAAGACGCTGCAAAGCTGGAACCGCGAATCAACCGGATGGCCGACGTTTTGCTGCGTGGCGAAGATGGACGCAACGATGAAACCAGTCCTCGCTGGCAAGCAGGTTTTGATCTGGCCCTCGGCCGGGTACTGGCATTGAAAGTGCGTACGGAGACCTACAACGCGATGCTCGCGGCTGCCAAGCGAGGCATGCCCTTTAAGGATGAGAAGAACAACACCTGGGTGATTGCCCCTGACGCTGAAATCAGCGTTGGAAGTAAATGGGAGCGACAGTCGGCTCAGGCGGTCGAACTGCTTGAACGTGTTGTTAAGGAGCATGCAGGAACCCCGTGGGCGATCCTTGCCAAGCAAGAATTGGAAACGCCTCTTGGGTGGAAGTGGAAAGAAGAGTTCACCGATTTGAACCCGCGTCCCGCTGGCGGCGGCAACAATAACAACAACAATAATCCTCCGCCGAGCGACGATAAAAAACGGATGCTCAAAAAAGCCCCCAAGCGTCCAATCCCAAAACTGTAG
- the trmB gene encoding tRNA (guanosine(46)-N7)-methyltransferase TrmB, translating into MPRRSLRSLRAALPLDRYLSTVEELPPLLTSSSLFNNDAPLEIEVGSGKGLFMQTASAAEPDHNFLGIEIAHKYAASAAARLARNEQSNARMVAGDAEPLFQAKIPEGSLEAVHVYFPDPWWKTRHKGRRVLNEAFIENATRCLRIGGRFHFWTDVLDYFESTIEKAALVAPNLGPPIPEIAPAAEHDLDYRTHFERRSRKHRIPVYRVCYRKQA; encoded by the coding sequence ATGCCGCGCCGCAGTCTTCGTAGCCTTCGGGCTGCCTTACCACTTGATCGTTACCTTTCGACGGTTGAGGAATTACCCCCACTGCTGACCAGTTCCTCGCTGTTTAACAATGATGCGCCCTTGGAAATCGAGGTCGGGTCCGGGAAAGGGCTGTTCATGCAGACCGCATCGGCAGCCGAACCGGATCACAATTTCCTCGGGATCGAAATCGCCCACAAATACGCTGCCTCGGCGGCCGCTCGCTTGGCTCGTAACGAGCAAAGCAATGCGAGAATGGTGGCAGGGGACGCCGAACCCTTGTTTCAGGCGAAGATCCCCGAGGGCTCTTTAGAGGCGGTTCACGTTTATTTTCCCGATCCTTGGTGGAAGACACGCCACAAGGGGCGGCGGGTTCTTAACGAGGCCTTTATCGAAAATGCCACGCGCTGCCTCAGAATCGGTGGACGCTTTCATTTCTGGACCGATGTCCTCGATTATTTCGAATCGACGATCGAAAAAGCTGCCCTGGTCGCTCCCAATCTTGGGCCTCCCATTCCAGAAATCGCCCCGGCTGCCGAACATGATCTGGACTATCGGACTCACTTTGAAAGGCGGAGCCGAAAGCATCGGATCCCGGTCTATCGCGTTTGTTACCGCAAACAGGCGTAG
- the nth gene encoding endonuclease III, translated as MKKTERAAHIQEQLAERYPDPPIPLDHTDPFTLLVAVLLSAQCTDKKVNEITPALFRAGGTPEAMSKLGVEAILEIIRPLGLAPQKAKAIDGLSRRLIDVYDSQVPDSFEALESLPGVGHKTASVVMAQAFGHPAFPVDTHIHRLAQRWGLTDGRSVKQTEQDLKRLFPRESWNELHLQIIFYGREFCTARGCDGTKCPLCRELYPRRRSPVVHRKA; from the coding sequence ATGAAAAAAACGGAACGGGCGGCCCATATTCAGGAGCAATTGGCGGAACGGTATCCGGATCCTCCTATCCCCCTAGATCATACCGATCCCTTTACGCTTTTGGTGGCCGTCCTGTTAAGTGCCCAGTGTACCGACAAGAAAGTCAACGAAATCACCCCCGCTCTGTTCCGTGCCGGAGGGACGCCGGAGGCAATGTCTAAATTAGGGGTGGAGGCGATTCTGGAGATCATCCGCCCGCTTGGCTTGGCACCACAAAAGGCAAAAGCGATCGATGGTCTTTCCAGACGTTTGATCGATGTGTACGACAGTCAGGTCCCCGATAGTTTTGAAGCGTTAGAATCGTTGCCAGGGGTTGGGCACAAAACGGCAAGTGTGGTGATGGCCCAAGCCTTCGGCCATCCGGCTTTTCCGGTCGATACGCACATCCATCGTTTGGCTCAGCGGTGGGGTTTGACCGATGGCCGTAGCGTCAAACAAACCGAGCAGGATTTGAAACGTCTTTTTCCGCGAGAATCGTGGAACGAACTGCATTTGCAAATCATTTTTTACGGCCGTGAATTTTGTACCGCTCGCGGCTGCGACGGCACCAAGTGCCCGCTCTGTCGTGAACTGTACCCGCGCCGCCGAAGTCCGGTGGTGCATCGAAAAGCGTAA
- the tyrS gene encoding tyrosine--tRNA ligase: MSSTDLLAELRWRGLIHQCTDEAGLEKLLSEPQTIYIGFDPTATSLHIGGLMQLMLLRRFQKAGHRPIALVGGATGMIGDPTGKSEERNLLTPEQLAANVDGIAAQMRAFIDFDGDQPALLLNNHDWMKDFSFLDFLRDVGKNFPVGTMLGKESVRARLESESGLSYTEFSYQLLQAYDFVHLAREHGCFIQGGGSDQWGNITAGIDLARRMLGKPLVGLTAPLLLTSDGRKMGKTEKGAIWLDPQRTSPYAFYQYWRNVEDVDVMRCIAFLTEIDKEEYDELAVKVAEDPGRREAPQRLAEWMTRFVHGEEGLQAALKASKMLFGGEIDSLSDNALGEIFEDVPSQEFPRSALEGEGLWVVEAFQKSGLASSNGDARRTIKDGGAYVNNRRVVDMDNRLTEKDLASETVMVLRKGKRKYALLKFL; this comes from the coding sequence ATGTCCTCCACTGACCTGTTGGCTGAACTCCGCTGGCGCGGCCTGATTCATCAATGCACCGATGAGGCGGGTTTAGAAAAATTGCTCAGTGAGCCGCAAACGATCTACATCGGTTTCGATCCAACGGCGACCAGTTTGCACATCGGCGGATTGATGCAGTTAATGCTTCTTCGCAGGTTCCAGAAAGCGGGCCATCGACCGATCGCCTTGGTGGGAGGGGCGACCGGGATGATCGGGGATCCGACGGGTAAAAGTGAAGAGCGGAATCTGCTGACCCCCGAGCAGTTGGCTGCGAATGTGGATGGGATCGCAGCCCAGATGCGTGCATTCATCGATTTTGACGGAGACCAGCCTGCGCTGTTGCTGAACAACCATGACTGGATGAAGGACTTTAGTTTTCTAGATTTCTTGCGTGATGTCGGGAAAAACTTTCCCGTCGGAACCATGCTGGGGAAAGAATCGGTCCGAGCTCGCCTGGAGAGTGAATCGGGGCTGAGCTACACCGAATTTAGTTACCAGTTGTTGCAGGCCTACGATTTTGTGCATCTGGCCCGCGAACACGGGTGTTTCATCCAGGGTGGCGGAAGCGATCAGTGGGGCAATATCACCGCTGGAATCGATTTGGCCCGAAGAATGTTGGGCAAACCGCTGGTCGGTTTAACGGCTCCCCTGCTGCTGACCAGCGACGGTCGCAAAATGGGAAAAACGGAAAAGGGAGCCATCTGGTTGGATCCGCAGCGAACCAGCCCCTACGCCTTTTACCAATACTGGCGGAATGTCGAAGATGTGGATGTGATGCGCTGCATCGCGTTCCTCACGGAAATCGACAAAGAAGAATACGACGAACTGGCGGTCAAGGTCGCCGAGGATCCAGGCCGCCGGGAAGCGCCTCAGCGATTGGCTGAATGGATGACCCGGTTCGTTCACGGTGAAGAAGGTTTGCAGGCGGCTTTGAAAGCCAGCAAGATGTTGTTCGGCGGTGAAATCGATTCGCTAAGCGATAACGCACTGGGAGAAATCTTTGAGGACGTTCCCAGTCAGGAATTCCCCCGATCCGCGCTGGAGGGGGAAGGCCTGTGGGTCGTCGAAGCGTTTCAGAAATCGGGTTTGGCAAGCAGCAATGGGGACGCTCGCCGGACGATTAAAGATGGTGGCGCGTACGTAAACAACCGCCGTGTTGTCGACATGGATAACCGTCTGACCGAAAAGGATCTGGCCAGCGAAACGGTCATGGTCCTGCGAAAAGGAAAACGGAAGTACGCCCTGCTGAAATTTTTGTAA
- a CDS encoding ATP-dependent helicase encodes MTHGLNPAQKQAVETLKGPMLVLAGAGTGKTRVVTFRIANLIRHGTSPDRILAVTFTNKAAGEMQERVTELIGPKKRSSKGKADKSPKPTIGTFHSQCVRILRRHAKRIGFPAKFAIYDRSDQESLARAVLRDLRLPGTALKPGDLLSIIGGWKNQSILPADAGSVAETDKEHLAASAYRRYQDGLRSCGAMDFDDLLVHTEMLLQEDEEVRKEESSKYDHILVDEYQDTNGSQYRIIKCLSESHRNLCVVGDDDQSIYGWRGADVTHILNFNKDWPDATVVRLEDNYRSSGQILEMANRLIEFNATRHDKTLRPIRAVGQRPRILQLKDETEESKLVVGEIARLLDRGRYEPRDVAILFRTNEQPRLFETELRKMNVPYVMLGSQSFFDRREIRDLLAYLKWIDQPNDEISLLRVINTPPRGLGNKSVQEIISRAVQGGKPAWQIMADPDAVSDLPPAAQRGVDSLRSLLKDVQEATLGSLTGAVQTLIERTQYFAEIRRVYNEPEEIEARTNSIQELVNAISAYEDRDKDPDLAGFLSETVLAGREMGNEKDKLAQKNAVWLLTMHAAKGLEFPVVYMVGMEEGLLPHGRSVKSGSENDIAEERRLCYVGVTRAQETLTLSMALTRRRWGKPRPTTPSRFLYEITGKAENPNKYRKKGGH; translated from the coding sequence ATGACGCATGGACTGAATCCGGCCCAAAAACAGGCCGTCGAAACACTCAAAGGACCAATGTTGGTTCTGGCAGGCGCTGGCACGGGCAAGACCCGCGTGGTGACCTTCCGGATTGCCAACCTGATCCGCCATGGAACCTCCCCCGACCGAATTTTGGCGGTGACTTTCACCAACAAAGCCGCTGGGGAAATGCAGGAGCGGGTCACCGAGTTGATCGGCCCCAAAAAGCGTTCCAGCAAAGGGAAGGCGGACAAAAGCCCCAAACCGACGATTGGCACGTTCCATTCGCAGTGCGTTCGCATTCTGCGCCGGCACGCCAAACGGATTGGCTTTCCCGCTAAATTCGCAATTTATGACCGAAGTGATCAAGAATCGCTCGCGCGTGCGGTATTGCGCGATTTGCGGCTACCAGGAACCGCCCTGAAACCGGGAGACCTGCTGTCGATTATTGGTGGCTGGAAAAATCAATCCATCCTCCCCGCCGATGCTGGATCGGTCGCCGAAACCGACAAAGAACACTTGGCTGCGAGCGCCTACCGCCGCTACCAGGATGGCCTCCGCTCGTGCGGAGCGATGGATTTTGATGACCTGCTGGTCCACACCGAAATGCTTCTCCAAGAGGACGAGGAAGTCCGCAAAGAAGAATCCAGCAAATACGACCATATCTTGGTCGACGAATACCAAGACACCAACGGCAGCCAATACCGGATCATTAAGTGCCTGTCGGAATCCCACCGCAACCTGTGCGTCGTCGGGGATGACGATCAATCGATCTATGGCTGGCGCGGCGCCGACGTTACGCACATCCTGAATTTCAACAAGGACTGGCCGGACGCAACGGTCGTTCGACTGGAAGACAATTATCGATCGAGCGGCCAAATCCTGGAAATGGCCAACCGCTTGATCGAATTCAATGCAACGCGGCACGACAAAACCCTTCGCCCGATCCGCGCGGTCGGCCAACGACCTCGGATCCTGCAGCTGAAGGATGAAACCGAGGAATCAAAATTGGTCGTTGGCGAAATTGCCCGACTGCTTGATCGCGGCCGCTACGAACCTCGCGACGTTGCGATTCTATTCCGCACAAACGAACAGCCGCGTTTGTTCGAAACGGAATTAAGAAAGATGAACGTTCCCTACGTGATGCTGGGAAGCCAATCTTTCTTTGACCGTCGCGAAATCCGAGACCTGTTGGCCTACCTGAAATGGATCGACCAGCCCAACGACGAAATCTCGCTCCTGCGTGTTATCAATACGCCGCCGCGCGGCTTAGGAAACAAATCGGTTCAGGAAATCATTTCACGAGCCGTTCAGGGCGGTAAACCGGCTTGGCAAATCATGGCCGATCCAGACGCTGTGTCGGACCTGCCTCCAGCCGCACAACGTGGCGTCGACAGCCTACGGTCGCTGCTGAAAGACGTTCAAGAAGCCACCCTGGGGTCGCTGACCGGGGCGGTCCAAACGCTGATCGAACGGACGCAGTACTTTGCAGAAATCCGCAGGGTCTACAACGAACCCGAAGAGATCGAAGCAAGAACCAATTCGATCCAAGAACTGGTCAATGCGATTTCGGCCTACGAGGACCGCGACAAAGATCCCGACCTTGCCGGTTTCCTCTCCGAAACGGTGCTCGCCGGACGAGAAATGGGGAACGAGAAAGACAAGCTAGCGCAAAAGAACGCCGTCTGGCTGCTGACGATGCATGCGGCCAAAGGCTTGGAATTCCCCGTCGTCTACATGGTCGGGATGGAAGAAGGTCTGCTGCCCCACGGACGAAGCGTCAAGAGTGGCAGCGAGAACGACATCGCCGAAGAAAGACGCCTCTGTTACGTCGGTGTCACCCGAGCCCAGGAAACGCTCACCCTTTCGATGGCGCTCACCCGCCGCCGCTGGGGGAAACCGCGGCCAACCACGCCTAGCCGGTTCTTGTATGAGATCACAGGAAAAGCGGAGAACCCAAACAAGTATCGAAAAAAAGGCGGGCACTGA
- a CDS encoding thioredoxin family protein — translation MLRGLVGGFAVLACAALASGGQFNRILDIGDPAPEWSALPGTDGKTHDAKSLAGAPVVVVVFTCNSCPYAVDAEERIVQLHADYAAKNVAVVAINVNLVEEDRLPAMKEKVEANGWKFPYLFDESQQIAKEFGAKYTPEVYVLDRERKVAYMGSMDDSPDGKNVTKTYVRDAIDAVLEGRDVATAETVPVGCRIRMSRRR, via the coding sequence ATGTTGCGTGGACTGGTGGGCGGTTTCGCCGTTTTGGCTTGTGCGGCACTCGCTTCGGGTGGGCAGTTTAATCGAATCTTAGATATCGGCGATCCAGCCCCCGAATGGTCGGCGCTGCCAGGCACCGATGGAAAGACGCATGACGCAAAATCGCTTGCGGGCGCTCCGGTGGTGGTGGTCGTTTTCACCTGCAACAGCTGCCCCTATGCCGTCGATGCGGAGGAGCGAATCGTTCAGCTGCACGCCGACTACGCGGCCAAAAACGTGGCTGTCGTAGCGATCAACGTCAACTTGGTCGAAGAGGATCGGCTGCCGGCGATGAAAGAGAAAGTTGAAGCGAACGGTTGGAAGTTCCCGTATCTGTTTGACGAAAGCCAGCAGATCGCCAAGGAATTCGGAGCCAAATACACGCCGGAGGTTTACGTTTTGGATCGTGAACGCAAAGTCGCTTACATGGGGTCCATGGACGATAGTCCAGACGGCAAGAATGTAACGAAGACCTACGTGCGAGATGCCATCGACGCAGTCCTCGAGGGCCGTGACGTCGCTACCGCCGAAACCGTTCCTGTAGGCTGCCGAATTCGAATGTCCCGCCGCCGCTAA